A window from Theobroma cacao cultivar B97-61/B2 chromosome 3, Criollo_cocoa_genome_V2, whole genome shotgun sequence encodes these proteins:
- the LOC18605594 gene encoding cell division cycle 20.2, cofactor of APC complex, with the protein MDAGSLNSFSNLKGQSRCPLQEQLLQRRNSKENMDRFIPNRSAMDFDYAHYMLTEGRKVKENQTVCSPAREAYRKQLAETLNMNRTRILAFKNKPPTPVELFPSEHSTSSVHPTKSAKPRRHIPQSSERTLDAPDLVDDFYLNLLDWGSSNVLAIALGNTVYLWDASDSSTSELVTVDDENGPVTSVSWAPDGRHIAIGLNNSEVQLWDSASNRQLRTLRGCHRSRVGSLAWNNHILTTGGIDGQIVNNDVRIRSHVVETYRGHQQEVCGLKWSASGQQLASGGNDNLVHIWDRSMASSNSPTQWLHRLEDHTSAVKALAWCPFQSNLLATGGGGGDRTIKFWNTHTGACLNSVDTGSQVCALLWNKNERELLSSHGFTQNQLVLWKYPSMVKMAELTGHTSRVLYMAQSPDGCTVASAAGDETLRFWNVFGVPEVAKPAPKANPEPFSQLNRIR; encoded by the exons GGTTTATACCAAACCGTTCAGCAATGGACTTTGACTATGCACATTACATGCTGACCGAAGGGAGGAAGGTCAAAGAGAACCAGACAGTGTGCTCACCTGCCAGGGAGGCCTACAGGAAGCAGCTGGCTGAAACCTTGAACATGAATAGGACCCGAATCTTGGCTTTCAAGAACAAGCCACCAACACCTGTTGAGCTCTTCCCTTCAGAGCACTCAACTTCTTCTGTTCACCCTACCAAATCTGCAAAGCCACGAAGACACATCCCACAG AGTTCTGAGAGAACATTGGATGCTCCTGACCTTGTGGACGACTTCTACCTGAATTTATTGGATTGGGGCAGCAGCAATGTTCTAGCAATAGCACTTGGAAACACTGTGTATTTGTGGGATGCTTCAGATAGTTCTACCTCAGAACTTGTTACTGTTGATGATGAAAATGGCCCAGTAACAAGTGTTAGTTGGGCTCCTGATGGTAGGCATATTGCCATTGGCTTGAACAACTCTGAAGTACAGTTATGGGATTCTGCTTCCAACCGACAG CTGCGTACTCTGAGAGGGTGTCACAGGTCAAGAGTGGGTTCACTGGCATGGAATAATCACATTCTTACAACAGGAGGAATTGATGGTCAGATAGTTAACAATGATGTAAGAATTAGATCCCATGTTGTTGAAACCTACAGAGGACACCAGCAAGAGGTTTGCGGTCTCAAATGGTCAGCTTCTGGACAACAACTAGCTAGTGGAGGCAATGATAATCTTGTTCACATATGGGACAGGTCCATGGCATCATCAAATTCACCAACACAATGGCTACACAGGTTGGAGGATCATACTTCTGCAGTCAAAGCCCTTGCCTGGTGCCCTTTCCAGAGCAATTTGCTGGCCACTGGTGGAGGTGGAGGAGATAGAACCATTAAGTTTTGGAACACACATACAGGTGCATGCTTGAATTCGGTGGATACCGGCTCTCAGGTGTGTGCTTTGCTGTGGAACAAGAATGAGAGGGAGCTTCTGAGCTCTCATGGATTCACTCAGAATCAATTAGTTCTTTGGAAATATCCATCAATGGTGAAGATGGCAGAGCTAACTGGTCATACATCTAGAGTTCTTTACATGGCTCAAAGCCCGGACGGTTGCACAGTGGCATCAGCTGCAGGGGATGAGACACTGAGATTCTGGAATGTTTTTGGGGTTCCAGAAGTGGCTAAACCTGCTCCAAAAGCGAACCCAGAACCATTTTCTCAGTTGAACCGTATCCGGTGA